Genomic DNA from SAR324 cluster bacterium:
GTCATCAACAGCAGATGGCCAGCTTGCAGCACGAGCCCAGTAATCATCATGACCTTGTGACCGTACAGATCCATCATTTTGCTGGTTTGTCCCACCAAAAGCAGGCTGGCACAGGCTTCTACACTGAACAGCAAGGTGGTCAGAGCCAGGCTGGACTGGGTTTGCTCCGCAATGGAGATAGTTGTGAAAGGCCAGATGAAGCTACTGCTGGAGACACTGAAAAACACTCCAGCAAAGAGTAACCAGAAGCGGGTGGGATAGGCGTGCCACGGGGCAGGTAATCGACTCAAGCTACTTCCCACCAATAGGCCGCTCGAGCGGATGTGGGAGGAGGGATGAAGTCCGTTCCAAGGAAGCGCAGAGTGGTTTCTTCCAGCAGAGAGAGATTGGCTTGCTTGTGATCCAGCCGTAGCGGTTCCTTGAGCACCACGGGAGGATTGCTCATCACTCGTGGTCGACTGGAATGATTCGCTGAAGAAGCGTGCAGCATGTAGGGATGAATGAGGTAGAGGTCACCAGCCTTGCCAACCAACTCCCTGAAATCCTGGCATTTCTGAATGATCGAAGGGAAGTCAAAAGTTCCTGGTTCGATGCCCTCTGGATGCTTCAATAACTTCTGGGCTACATGAGCCGGAGAATCTGCCGCAATGAAAGTTCCACCTCCCTTTGTTTCCACATCACTCCAGAAGAGCACCAGCAGCAGAGCCTGCTCACGACTATCAGCGAAATGCCGGAAGTAGCTCCCGTCTTTGTGCCAGTTGAAGCCCTCGGCCTGGGGAGTCCGCCAGGGCTTTTCCGCACCGAGGCTGAAATTGATGATGAAGGCATCTGACCAGACCCAACTGTTAATCTGAGTGAAATGCCGCGATTCGATTCCTAGGATCTTGGTTTCAATCCGCTCTTCGCCTCCAACGATCTCGCAGAGGGCTTCCCAGGCTGCCGGTGCGATCTCT
This window encodes:
- a CDS encoding phytanoyl-CoA dioxygenase family protein, which encodes MALSIEQKEQFLQEGFLKISSGLSVELMQSWAAAALERVGYGTTQQCAEPIIWMNHHHQAPISEIAPAAWEALCEIVGGEERIETKILGIESRHFTQINSWVWSDAFIINFSLGAEKPWRTPQAEGFNWHKDGSYFRHFADSREQALLLVLFWSDVETKGGGTFIAADSPAHVAQKLLKHPEGIEPGTFDFPSIIQKCQDFRELVGKAGDLYLIHPYMLHASSANHSSRPRVMSNPPVVLKEPLRLDHKQANLSLLEETTLRFLGTDFIPPPTSARAAYWWEVA